gacatcgttttatatcatgacaaaatacagacaaagtacagacacaagtgcaccaccaataaaattccataccgaggtgctgtcgGTGTGAGAATCGATTGTAAACCCTGTCAAATTAATCAACAAAGAGAATTAAGAGAATATCTagttgtttctacgtcaggtacttgttttccgcacctgtatctaatcaaactcctctgatagactcgttcgggtcaaaacacgatcctacaacccCTATGTTGATAATTGCTTCTCCCCCGGCCTCGTGACGAACTGAATCTCCCTCGTCCACGATTTCCAACATGTTGTCCGTGACCCGCATACAAGAGTTCTTCTAGATTGTTCACAGGGCTTTCCTTTTTCTTTAACTTTAACCTTTCCTCATACGTTTTTAATCTACCAATAGCTTCGTCTAGTGTCATTGTGTCTAGATCGGAGTATTGCTCGATCGATGCAACTATTTGAATAAATCTATTTGGCACGGCGTTTAGAAGTTTTCGTACCAGAGTGGATTGATTCAATGTACTTCCGTACTCGCTTGCCTGTGTAACAATACTATTGATCTTTGCAGTGAACTCGTCTATGGTGTCATCTTCCTTCATTTGTAATAACTCAAATTCTGACATGAGTGTATGTAAACGCGCCTTTTGCACTCGGTCTATACCAACATGTCTCGTCttcaatgtgttccatatctctTTTGCTGTTTTGCAATTTGCCACTTGCAAAACCATATCTTTCGGTATTGCCTGGAACAAATATGCAATCACTGCTTTGTCTTTTTTCACATCTTGTTGCATAGCGTTTGTGGGTTCTATCATCTCCTAAAGTCCATTTGCTTCTAGTATGGTTTTGATGCGTATTGCCCATATGGTATAATTTGTAGGTTTTAAGATTGGACATTGGTAGTGAGTCAGAGATCCCACATCCTTGTGAATTACAATTTAGCCCGAACCGCTCGATGTATCAAACATATTTCCGAACGATTTTGACTTTCACAAAATTTGCAAataaacaacttatcttatttcTTATAATTTCCTTACCACCAATACAAACCACTGTACTCGTAAAACTAAATTCCTTTGAATTCAATAAGCTCTTAAATCCTTAACCCGCGAATAATCACAACGCGTAATAACCAAAAAATCGTAACTTATCAAATTCGCACTAAACAccaaaatcaaaaccctagatttcTAACCCCTGGTTAGATAGGCTTGAACCAAAAAACTAAAACTTGCGATTTGAAAAATTAGAATAACAAAACCTGATCGCGAACTCCCTACGATGCCTagagcctgatgctctgataccaatgttgtgacatctgtgcctcttcgatcatcaaacaaataccaaatcaatgaaatattgtgtttcatacttgggatttgtataaatatgtgtatcatttgcacatatcaatcctCGTTCGATTTCGAGCTGTAAATCGcattctggaaagttatacgcgaactgatgcgtaaacgtaatcagtttaacacaacaaacactctggaacagtgacataggcttaacataccttaaataacctttacataacttagaaataagttttggaaggtttgatgtgtcgaaatcaagtttactCGATCGCATGGAccatttgcgtcaaactgcgaaagtctgccgaTTCATTTGATAACGAAAATTCCAAAACTTGattataagttaaacataccctaaatatcctttacatagcttagaaatcggctttgaggggtttggtatgcgaaaataaactttttgatcagtcagggactaaaagcgtcaaaaagtgcataagtttacattttcgcgcatatcttacggtctgaatatatccggacatccaaaaatttttgtaatcattaaataTCCTACTTTAGTGATTGGAGTGTAAAAACTTCATTCGTTTCGCAAATTGGGGCGTACacgcgttcgttacgacttccgtcgtaattaaccaaacaatgCAACTGTACagccaaacgagccgacatccgagatattttcaagcacatttcatgttccctatgctttagCATCCTTGTGGAGCTtgaaaatgggtttgacgggtgttagaagtgccaaaacgcgACGAATCAAGCTCAGGGACTAAAACTACCAAACTGcgaaagttgctggtctgcagggtccttacggaccgtatgcttaggaccttacggtccgtaagctatcACAAGCTCAGCAGTTTGTAGAAACATTAAATCTGGTCTCTTGAACTGGTTTTGATGGTTCTTAATCCCAGGTTTTGCACTCTATGGACTGGTATTTGAGTACCCCTAGTATTCTAAACCATGTGCCCAAGTGTAAGGCCTAGATTGAAGCTcaattatcgaggaacgatcctaacggttcttcgAAATCTATATAAACCCAAGCTTTCTTTCATTTCGgctcacacttgatctgatttatgctctaagttgaagcctttgcttcatacccgAGTATTTTGGATCAAGATCTTcattgcttggaccctttgtaagttcatttcatgctttttatgcttttcaagcatgaaagtcaaaccgagtttgactttctgctttgaccacgaattggtcaacacaaagttcgtttgaactttgcaaagtgggcgtaatcacgatggttatagtcccttgtgactatacctactgattaccacgttgattagttgaagtgacgagtcaaagtttcagtcaaaatacgtgtttatgcgtattttgcatcGAAACTatttttcgggtatcaaaacaccttgttttgatatcaaacctgttttctaacttagttaaacatgttttaacatgtttatgtttagctcgtcacttttagtttagtgcttgtgtagagttgtaagtcaagcggtctaaaccaccgcttagactttcgaactcgacccgtttggttgatcattaggatccgaccaagcatgtttgtgaccatagttgtatagggaataaccttccgaggttataccttatggtcacttagtttaagtagttgtatgataggtaaattatatgccttaggaaaatgactaaaatgcccttttgatGCGTAATtgaattttaagcatatgtaacctaacttttgtaaCTTAagctgattatgcaacatatttaaacatgtttaggcatataatacctgtcataggactagttagatgtCTTGAACACGCATTTGGGTGAACGGCAcgttaaagtagtgtaagctaccttaatgggtcgtaacgggtcgaaagcacttaggataggttccgatttaggatgtaagctttgttaaaccatatcaagTGAgctccaatactcatttggtttacaggACCTcgttctatccgatcttccgatttaggtgttgttttatttattttagtgatcCGATCTCTAGGTACTACTTTAATTCCTTGGTTTACTCGAGCTTCGCTAGTTCATTAGTCAAGGATAGCTTTGCAcgtcaagtgagtacatagttccctattttactgtttttgattgttttggggtgattcatatgtgttaaatgttTTCGATctttttaacgatggtttcaaaaatgATTAGTATGGTTTATataaaactaataacgatttcgataatgtgaataaacttgttggttgtagttacataacgaataacattcgttagttttggccgaaccgaccagtattaggttatggtaccataggatctgacaaatccagttatcagactacaccgatggttatgtgtgggggttatgtgggtaacgactgaatctgtgattgttaacttaccctttggtggtttgttaatgcgagattAGCGATAGTCGAGTTGcgaaggtttggatgttattagcaagatgaccaaaagtagttttcacaattaaaacgagaatgattttTTAAACGATTGAAacgattttaacaagttaaatgaattggataaacgattggtttttgggttgtgattagataatgggacgggtgtgatatgataaaagcatggtagatacgccgcttgtacttcttatatataagtgtttttatcatattacattccgtGGCATTATAAGTTCACTTGGGAAgacgattttaaaacgatgtcacataacgatgttttctaaatgatataaaccataagagttttattaacgagatgatttacaatttggttttcttaaataaatgttttgggttaagaatcatggctacgagattttataaattataatcaacttgatttgagttggttaattatgatgcaatactatacttttcaaaacaaggttttcaactttttgactcttgtagtctatgAGGTATTGATacatgtaaacgagccatgaatccgacactcttataaaacctatgtgctcgccagtatttctttgctgactttgtttttacatatgtttcaggtgttgttgaataatgttgattgctaggatgcatgctcacttaggactggacgaggccttagtgacataataacgatgatagactatgtttaacttgtttgttaaatttcaagacaatgtaaatTATCCAATGAatcaataaaatgaaactttttgattccatggttatgaaacaatgattctgttacgacactccccgacgtttccgccgcggtttgttgttttaacgtagtcggggtgtgacagaagagttggtatcagagctcatggttatagggaattaggttattagtaatgctttgacctagtctataacctttctaggaccctaacacaagattcttgtgtttagatcttaaaacaatactgtcacctatccttaggcgacaaccacaacaagaacataaatttcaaatccgctttgaaaaccaatcatttgttctaggatgatttattataaggttttgaaccctctaagttttcaaaatctcgtcaaagttgggtcttataatgtgaacacatgcaatctggaagggtggatgccggtactctgagttttctgtctaaggctagagtgttcgtacaaatccacataatcggaccagtcactcttacctgggaactcttggggtgagtgtccacttataggctaaagcatgtcttcgcgatacattaaaatgacccacttactttgattagtcgcattctcatttgtttgccttcggtaacaaacaaatgatcataatttttatgcgttgtcattctgttttgattatccgataacatttcacttgtttcctcctatgtCTTCCATTTCCTTCAAGATGTCTCTTCATCGCAGCGACACTCAAATGTACGAGCAGGCTACCAAAGTTGCCCAACGAATAGGCGTAGTAATCCAGAAGACTGCTGAATTGGCTGTCACCATGTCTCGTCTCAAGGATGAAACCACCCAAGAATCACCAAAGGAAAGAAAAGCCAAGCCTTCACGATAATCAAATAAGCGTAAAGCTTCAAAGAATCCTCCAGCCGGtgcaccaaatcaagcaggaCCTAGCCAGGTGGCAACACCACTAGTCAAGAAGCCGCacaagggaactgctcctttgtGCAATCAGTGTAACCTCCATCACCATGCCAGTGTCAAATGCCGAAAATGTTTCAACTGTGGACTTATTGGTCATACGACACGAGTCTGTCATTCAGTCACTATGCTAAACCAAGCTATTCAGAACCCTGTTCAATTTCAAGCAGATCC
The Helianthus annuus cultivar XRQ/B chromosome 6, HanXRQr2.0-SUNRISE, whole genome shotgun sequence genome window above contains:
- the LOC110893529 gene encoding uncharacterized protein LOC110893529 → MIEPTNAMQQDVKKDKAVIAYLFQAIPKDMVLQVANCKTAKEIWNTLKTRHVGIDRVQKARLHTLMSEFELLQMKEDDTIDEFTAKINSIVTQASEYGSTLNQSTLVRKLLNAVPNRFIQIVASIEQYSDLDTMTLDEAIGRLKTYEERLKLKKKESPVNNLEELLYAGHGQHVGNRGRGRFSSSRGRGRSNYQHRGCRIVF